The following are encoded together in the Pungitius pungitius chromosome 7, fPunPun2.1, whole genome shotgun sequence genome:
- the lurap1 gene encoding leucine rich adaptor protein 1, which produces MDECTADETIPDLKDIEGKIGRKTPEALLRGMREEAPSLRGEAKQTHGPSEGTGKKGLDEKIRILKMEMVHLRSVDVKLLHQLLAVHEGIEALKWLLEERSTLTSRCSSLTSSQYSLGEGLDTSWRGSWSSLQDPNDKLDNISVGSYLDTLADDMDEYCPSGSESVICSTALFPEAAAGGRTAGGPGGAAGVGVSGTKGKGGAGVPGVSGDAVAADGKPAVAVSSAPAKSEGPKQHIWTTPSEGVEGSPVLKEKTRAQVVKANGAQEKTVTHSGSPTRAIDEKRQSGPTPKLKPYKNGMIDLDTCKMNGKMHLEYDAHWRWVQSQEDVTFL; this is translated from the exons ATGGATGAGTGCACCGCCGACGAGACCATCCCGGACCTGAAAGACATCGAGGGGAAAATCGGAAGGAAGACCCCCGAAGCTTTGCTCAGGGGGATGCGGGAAGAGGCGCCTTCTCTCCGGGGAGAAGCCAAGCAGACCCACGGTCCGAGTGAAGGGACCGGAAAGAAGGGTTTGGATGAAAAGATCAGGATATTGAAGATGGAGATG GTTCACTTGCGCTCGGTCGACGTGAAGCTCTTACATCAGCTGCTGGCGGTCCACGAAGGCATCGAGGCGCTGAagtggctgctggaggagcgCAGCACTCTGACGAGCCGCTGCAGCAGTCTGACCAGCAGCCAGTACAGCCTGGGCGAGGGCCTGGACACCTCCTGGAGAGGCTCCTGGAGCAGCCTGCAAGACCCCAACGACAAGCTGGATAACATCTCCGTTGGCAGCTACCTGGACACGCTGGCGGATGACATGGATGAGTACTGCCCCTCCGGGTCGGAGTCTGTCATCTGCTCCACCGCGCTCTTTCCAGAGGCCGCCGCTGGAGGCCGGACAGCGGGAGGCCCCGGGGGCGCGGCTGGGGTAGGGGTGAGTGGGACGAAGGGCAAAGGGGGCGCAGGGGTCCCGGGTGTCTCAGGGGATGCTGTGGCGGCAGATGGAAAACCAGCCGTCGCTGTCAGCTCCGCGCCGGCCAAGTCCGAGGGCCCCAAGCAGCACATCTGGACAACGCCTTCGGAGGGCGTCGAAGGAAGCCCCGTCCTCAAGGAGAAAACCCGGGCGCAAGTGGTTAAAGCCAATGGTGCGCAGGAGAAGACGGTCACGCACTCAGGCAGCCCGACGCGCGCCATCGACGAGAAGCGGCAAAGCGGTCCGACCCCCAAACTCAAACCTTACAAAAATGGAATGATTGACCTCGATACCTGCAAAATGAACGGAAAAATGCACCTGGAGTACGACGCACACTGGCGGTGGGTTCAGTCGCAAGAAGATGTGACCTTTTTGTAA